In Syntrophorhabdaceae bacterium, a single window of DNA contains:
- a CDS encoding dTDP-4-dehydrorhamnose 3,5-epimerase family protein, with product MIDGVGIKTLKVIPDERGRLMEILRSDDDIFAGFGQVYMTTTYPQVVKAWHYHKMQDDFIACIRGMIKLVLYDDREGSPTRGEVNELYAGEYDPRLVKVPRMVYHGWKCVSLEEAIIINAPTMAYNYREPDEFRIDPHVNDIPYSWERKDG from the coding sequence ATGATAGACGGAGTCGGAATAAAGACATTGAAGGTCATACCCGATGAACGGGGCAGGCTGATGGAGATCCTGCGCAGCGACGACGACATCTTCGCCGGATTTGGCCAGGTCTACATGACGACCACATATCCCCAGGTGGTGAAGGCGTGGCATTACCACAAGATGCAGGACGACTTCATCGCCTGCATCAGGGGAATGATAAAGCTCGTCCTCTACGACGACCGCGAGGGATCTCCCACGCGGGGAGAGGTCAACGAACTCTATGCGGGCGAGTACGATCCCAGACTCGTTAAGGTTCCGCGGATGGTCTATCACGGGTGGAAATGCGTGAGCCTCGAGGAGGCCATCATCATAAATGCCCCCACCATGGCCTACAATTACCGGGAGCCCGACGAATTCAGGATCGATCCCCACGTGAATGACATACCGTACAGCTGGGAGAGGAAAGATGGCTGA